One Hordeum vulgare subsp. vulgare chromosome 4H, MorexV3_pseudomolecules_assembly, whole genome shotgun sequence DNA window includes the following coding sequences:
- the LOC123447826 gene encoding la-related protein 6B, giving the protein MSQQDPAAGEELPGGLSRSSSASRLNAQAPEFVPRVAAAPPPPAPVQPVIHVFAAPPPPPPASFFAAGPPPPRPPFEFYAAVGAAAAGFVAVPEHEMGAEQAVPPPPPPAQAHQQGRELITDDVLHKITKQVEYYFSDINLATTEHLMRFITKDPEGYVPMSVVASFKKIKALVQSSSMLASALRTSSKLVVSEDGNRVKRGQPFTESDLEELQSRIVVAENLPDDHCYQNLMKIFSSAGSVKTIRTCYPQTPNGSGPVTNRSAKLDMLFANKLHAFVEYETVEDAEKAIVVLNDERNWRSGLRVRLLNSCMAKGGKGKKGGHETDVHGEEDVSTSDQPNDKHSEEISQPSDAIGEHVSEESTGDMGRGRGRGRGRGGRGRGRGYHNNHNNNQYHHNNHPQQQHHYHHQNSNNQGNNRSGAHPVGTPPSSHPVKAEQQQTQSSPPAGANKQLPGPRMPDGTRGFSMGRGMPQTSTPSVSTSEP; this is encoded by the exons ATGTCGCAGCAGGAtccggcggccggggaggagctgCCGGGGGGCCTCTCGCGGAGCAGCTCCGCCAGCCGGCTCAACGCGCAGGCGCCCGAGTTCGTGCCGCGTGTCGCCGCGGCGCCCCCGCCCCCCGCGCCGGTGCAGCCCGTGATCCACGTCTTCGCcgcgccgcccccgccgccgcccgcgtCCTTCTTCGCCGCGGGCCCgcccccgccccggccgccgttCGAGTTCTACGCGGCCGTCGGTGCTGCTGCCGCGGGCTTTGTTGCTGTGCCTGAGCATGAGATGGGGGCCGAGCAAGcggtgccgccgccgccgcctccggccCAGGCGCACCAGCAGGGGAGAGAGCTGATCACGGACGACGTGCTGCACAAGATCACCAAGCAG GTGGAGTATTACTTTAGTGATATAAACCTGGCCACCACAGAGCATTTGATGAGGTTTATTACTAAGGATCCCGAAGGATATG TACCGATGTCAGTTGTTGCTTCCTTTAAGAAAATTAAGGCTCTGGTGCAAAGTAGTTCCATGCTTGCTTCAGCTCTTCGGACTTCATCAAAGCTT GTGGTGAGTGAAGATGGAAACAGAGTAAAGCGGGGACAACCATTTACAGAATCAGATTTAGAAGAACTCCAG TCCCGAATTGTTGTTGCAGAAAATCTTCCAGATGATCATTGTTACCAGAACCTTATGAAGATTTTCTCATCTGCTGGCAG CGTAAAGACAATCAGAACATGCTATCCTCAGACCCCAAACGGCAGTGGTCCAGTCACTAATAGATCTGCTAAACTAGATATGCTTTTTGCCAACAAG CTGCACGCTTTTGTTGAGTATGAGACTGTTGAGGATGCTGAGAAAGCG ATTGTGGTGCTTAATGATGAGAGGAACTGGAGAAGCGGGCTTAGAGTTCGGTTGTTGAATTCTTGCATG GCTAAGggaggcaaaggcaagaagggtgggCATGAAACTGATGTACACGGTGAGGAGGATGTTTCCACTTCTGATCAACCAAATGATAAACATTCAGAAGAAATATCTCAACCGTCAGATGCAATAGGAGAGCATGTT TCTGAGGAAAGCACTGGAGATATGGGGCGCGGCAGAGGCCGAGGACGAGGACGTGGAGGCAGAGGCAGAGGGCGTGGCTACcataacaaccataacaacaatcaATACCACCATAACAACCATCCACAGCAGcagcaccactaccaccaccaaaaCAGCAACAATCAAGGTAACAACCGGAGTGGCGCCCATCCTGTCGGAACGCCACCTTCCAGCCACCCAGTCAAGGCTGAGCAACAACAGACACAGTCATCGCCACCTGCGGGAGCTAACAAGCAGCTTCCAGGGCCCCGTATGCCAGACGGCACTCGTGGGTTCTCAATGGGCAGAGGAATGCCGCAAACATCGACGCCCAGCGTATCCACTAGTGAACCTTGA
- the LOC123450255 gene encoding uncharacterized protein LOC123450255: MIQFVSFLFGMQIQVIFWATFFLIYFPGKENMATPVLWHFRMDACVLTVHVRFQLQSYYLNARKSLMGIQHCCGSLNLSGYSMNSATWFITYRTEPPFLDFQVSVWRETLLKFQACYLRTGRRISFLSVAC, translated from the exons ATGATACAGTTCGTCTCTTTTCTGTTCGGGATGCAAATTCAAGTGATCTTTTGGGCTACTTTTTTCTTGATATATTTTCCAG GGAAGGAAAATATGGCCACACCTGTGTTGTGGCACTTCAGAATGGATGCCTGTGTTCTAACGGTTCACGTAAG GTTCCAGTTGCAGTCTTATTATCTCAATGCCCGAAAGAGTTTGATGGGAATTCAGCATTGCTGCGGTTCCCTGAACTTGTCAGGATATTCCATGAATTCAGCCACGTG GTTCATCACATATCGAACAGAGCCACCTTTTCTAGATTTTCAAGTCTCCGTCTGGAGGGAGACTTTGCTGAAATTCCAAGCCTGTTACTTGAGAACTGGTAGGCGTATTTCTTTTTTGTCAGTGGCATGCTAA